In Juglans microcarpa x Juglans regia isolate MS1-56 chromosome 7D, Jm3101_v1.0, whole genome shotgun sequence, the following are encoded in one genomic region:
- the LOC121239630 gene encoding LOW QUALITY PROTEIN: glycine-rich RNA-binding protein GRP1A-like (The sequence of the model RefSeq protein was modified relative to this genomic sequence to represent the inferred CDS: deleted 2 bases in 1 codon), protein MASADVEYRCFVGGLNWATDDQALERAFSTYGEILGSKIINDRETGRSRGFGFVTFSNEQSMRDAIEGMNGQDLDGRNITVNEAQSRGGGGGGYSRGGGGGYGGGGYGGGGGRRESGGGYSRGGGSGGGYGGNGRDRGYGSGGGGGGPDTPGAVKVGTGGARG, encoded by the exons ATGGCGTCCGCAGATGTCGAATACAGATGCTTCGTCGGCGGGCTCAACTGGGCCACCGATGACCAAGCCCTGGAGCGTGCCTTTTCTACCTACGGCGAGATCCTCGGATCGAAG ATTATCAACGACCGCGAGACTGGTAGGTCAAGGGGCTTCGGATTCGTGACCTTCAGCAATGAGCAGTCGATGAGGGATGCGATAGAGGGGATGAACGGCCAGGATCTCGACGGCCGTAACATAACCGTGAACGAGGCTCAGTCCCGCGGGGGAGGTGGTGGCGGTTACAGC CggggaggtggtggaggatACGGTGGCGGAGGATACGGCGGCGGAGGTGGACGCCGTGAAAGTGGAGGTGGGTACAGCCGTGGAGGAGGCAGCGGAGGAGGCTACGGTGGCAATGGGCGTGACCGTGGGTACGGgagcggcggcggcggcggggGTCCAGATACTCCAGGGGCGGTGAAAGTGGGGACTGGAGGAGCTAGAGGCTAG